From Glycine soja cultivar W05 chromosome 4, ASM419377v2, whole genome shotgun sequence, the proteins below share one genomic window:
- the LOC114410223 gene encoding protein DOWNY MILDEW RESISTANCE 6-like: MDTKVLSSGVQYSNLPESYIRPESERPRLSEVSECEDVPIIDLGCQNRAQIVHQIGEACRNYGFFQVINHGVALEAAKEMAEVAHGFFKLPVEEKLKLYSEDPSKTMRLSTSFNVKKETVHNWRDYLRLHCYPLDKYAPEWPSNPPSFKETVTEYCTLVRELGLRIQEYISESLGLEKDYIKNVLGEQGQHMAVNYYPPCPEPELTYGLPGHTDPNALTILLQDLQVCGLQVLKNGKWLAVNPQPNAFVINIGDQLQALSNGLYKSVWHRAVVNVEKPRLSVASFLCPNDEALISPAKPLTEGGSEAIYRGFTYAEYYKKFWSRNLDQEHCLEFFKNK, from the exons ATGGACACAAAAGTGCTTTCTTCCGGAGTTCAGTACTCAAATCTACCGGAGAGTTACATCCGACCCGAGTCGGAGCGACCTCGTCTTTCCGAGGTTTCGGAGTGCGAGGATGTTCCTATCATCGACTTGGGTTGTCAAAATAGAGCCCAGATTGTTCACCAGATCGGTGAAGCCTGCAGAAACTATGGTTTTTTCCAG GTGATTAATCACGGGGTGGCTTTAGAAGCCGCAAAGGAAATGGCAGAGGTGGCACATGGATTCTTCAAGTTGCCAGTGGAGGAGAAGCTGAAATTGTACTCTGAAGACCCCTCAAAGACAATGAGACTGTCCACTagttttaatgttaaaaaagaGACGGTGCATAATTGGAGGGATTATCTTAGACTTCACTGCTATCCTTTGGACAAATATGCTCCTGAATGGCCTTCTAATCCACCCTCTTTCAA GGAAACTGTGACAGAATACTGCACATTAGTTAGGGAATTGGGGTTGAGAATACAGGAGTACATATCGGAGAGTTTGGGCCTAGAAAAAGATTACATAAAGAATGTATTAGGGGAACAAGGGCAGCACATGGCAGTGAACTACTATCCACCATGCCCAGAACCAGAACTTACCTATGGATTGCCAGGGCATACTGACCCAAATGCACTCACTATTCTGCTCCAAGACCTTCAGGTTTGTGGCCTTCAAGTTCTCAAAAATGGCAAGTGGCTCGCCGTTAATCCTCAACCTAATGCCTTTGTCATTAACATTGGCGATCAACTCCAG GCTTTGAGTAATGGGCTTTATAAGAGTGTGTGGCATCGTGCTGTTGTCAATGTTGAGAAACCAAGGCTTTCTGTGGCTTCATTTCTTTGTCCAAATGACGAGGCATTGATAAGCCCTGCAAAACCACTCACGGAAGGTGGATCCGAAGCAATATACAGAGGATTTACATATGCAGAATACTATAAGAAGTTTTGGAGCAGGAACTTAGACCAAGAACACTGTTTGGAATTTTTCAAGAACAAGTAA
- the LOC114410222 gene encoding caffeic acid 3-O-methyltransferase-like has product MGSTGETQITPTHVSDEEANLFAMQLASASVLPMVLKSALELDLLEIIAKAGPGVHLSPSDIASRLPTHNPDAPVMLDRILRLLACYNILSFSLRTLPHGKVERLYGLAPVAKYLVRNEDAVSIAALNLMNQDKILMESWYYLKDAVLEGGIPFNKAYGMTAFEYHGTDPRFNKVFNKGMADHSTITMKKILETYTGFEGLKSLVDVGGGTGAVVNMIVSKYPTIKGINFDLPHVIEDAPSYPGVEHVGGDMFVSVPKADAIFMKWICHDWSDEHCLKFLKNCYEALPDNGKVIVAECILPVAPDSSLATKGVVHIDVIMLAHNPGGKERTEKEFEALAKGSGFQGFQVLCCAFNTYVMEFLKKV; this is encoded by the exons ATGGGTTCAACAGGTGAGACTCAGATTACTCCAACCCATGTATCTGATGAAGAGGCAAACCTTTTCGCCATGCAACTAGCCAGTGCCTCAGTACTCCCTATGGTTCTCAAATCAGCTCTTGAGCTTGATCTGTTGGAAATCATAGCCAAGGCTGGCCCTGGTGTTCACCTTTCCCCCTCCGACATTGCTTCTCGGCTCCCAACACACAACCCTGATGCACCCGTTATGTTGGACCGTATATTGCGCCTCTTGGCTTGCTACAAtatcctctctttttctcttcgcACTCTCCCTCATGGCAAGGTTGAGAGGCTCTATGGTCTCGCCCCTGTTGCTAAGTACTTGGTCAGGAACGAAGATGCTGTCTCCATTGCTGCTCTCAACCTCATGAACCAGGACAAAATCCTCATGGAAAGCTG GTACTATTTGAAAGATGCAGTCCTTGAAGGGGGTATTCCATTTAACAAAGCATATGGAATGACAGCCTTTGAATACCATGGAACGGATCCAAGGTTTAACAAGGTTTTCAACAAGGGGATGGCTGATCACTCTACCATTACAATGAAGAAAATTCTTGAGACCTACACAGGCTTTGAGGGACTTAAATCCCTGGTTGATGTTGGTGGAGGAACTGGAGCTGTAGTCAACATGATTGTCTCAAAGTATCCCACTATTAAGGGCATTAATTTTGATTTGCCCCATGTCATTGAAGATGCCCCATCTTATCCAG gagtGGAACATGTTGGTGGAGATATGTTTGTCAGTGTTCCAAAAGCTGATGCTATTTTTATGAAG TGGATTTGCCACGATTGGAGTGATGAGCACTGCTTGAAGTTTTTGAAGAACTGCTATGAGGCACTACCAGATAATGGGAAAGTGATTGTGGCGGAATGCATTCTTCCGGTGGCTCCAGACTCTAGCTTGGCCACAAAGGGTGTGGTTCACATCGATGTGATCATGTTGGCTCACAATCCAGGTGGGAAAGAGAGAACAGAGAAAGAGTTTGAGGCTCTGGCCAAAGGCTCTGGATTCCAAGGTTTCCAAGTCCTGTGCTGTGCTTTCAATACCTACGTCATGGAATTTCTCAAAAAGGTTTAA